One genomic region from Mycoplasmopsis columbina encodes:
- a CDS encoding FAD-dependent oxidoreductase, giving the protein MKIVVVGANHAGTSFLRTLKTVNPNAEVTAYDRNTNTSFLGCGIAIWVAGTCKDSSGLFYSSPEILKNEYGVNLHIEHDVLNIDKDKKELTIKNLKTGEVFTDTYDKLVFAGGTWPILPPIKGADLKNIVLSKLFQHAEYLVEKANDDKIQNVVVVGAGYIGIELVEAFHMKGKKVTLIDLSDRVVANYLDKEFTDKMEANMVKDGITLALGQKCVEFKSEDGEHVSEVVTDKGSYKADLVILSVGFKPNTDALPGVDKLPNGAIKVNEYQQSISDENIYVLGDSASLKHCVTNDFGHVALATNAVKTGIVAALNLAGLKVPFPGVVGTNSINVFGCKYASTGFTEVMAKAKGFENAAAIYFEDNDKCEFVPDYEKVGFKIVYDTKTLRLLGAQVGSWGSTNHTEVMYMFGLALQKQLTLPEIALTDVFFLPHFNKPFNFFLMPILKALGLNYKK; this is encoded by the coding sequence ATGAAAATTGTAGTAGTTGGTGCAAACCACGCGGGAACATCTTTTTTAAGAACTCTTAAAACCGTGAATCCTAATGCTGAAGTTACAGCATACGACAGAAATACAAACACATCATTTTTAGGATGTGGTATTGCTATTTGAGTAGCAGGAACATGTAAAGATTCATCAGGTTTATTTTACTCATCACCTGAAATTTTAAAGAATGAATATGGTGTTAATTTACACATTGAACATGATGTTTTAAACATTGACAAAGATAAAAAAGAATTAACAATTAAAAATTTAAAAACAGGAGAAGTGTTTACTGATACATACGACAAACTTGTTTTTGCTGGTGGTACATGACCAATTCTTCCACCAATCAAAGGAGCAGATTTAAAAAACATTGTCTTATCAAAATTATTCCAACATGCAGAATACTTAGTTGAAAAAGCTAATGATGACAAAATTCAAAATGTTGTTGTTGTTGGTGCAGGATACATTGGTATTGAATTAGTAGAAGCATTCCACATGAAAGGTAAAAAAGTTACCTTAATTGATTTAAGTGACAGAGTTGTTGCAAATTACTTAGACAAAGAATTTACAGACAAAATGGAAGCCAACATGGTTAAAGATGGAATCACTTTAGCACTTGGTCAAAAATGTGTTGAATTTAAATCAGAAGACGGAGAACATGTATCAGAAGTTGTAACTGATAAAGGGTCTTACAAAGCTGATTTAGTAATTTTAAGTGTTGGATTTAAACCAAACACAGATGCTTTACCAGGAGTTGACAAATTACCTAACGGTGCAATTAAAGTTAATGAATATCAACAATCAATTAGCGACGAAAACATTTATGTATTAGGTGATTCAGCATCATTGAAACACTGTGTAACAAATGACTTTGGTCACGTTGCATTAGCAACAAATGCTGTTAAAACTGGTATTGTTGCGGCATTGAATTTAGCTGGATTAAAAGTTCCTTTCCCAGGTGTAGTTGGAACAAACTCAATTAATGTGTTTGGCTGCAAATACGCTTCAACAGGCTTTACTGAAGTAATGGCAAAAGCAAAAGGATTTGAAAATGCTGCCGCAATTTACTTTGAAGATAATGACAAATGTGAATTCGTTCCTGACTATGAAAAAGTAGGATTTAAAATTGTTTATGATACAAAAACATTAAGATTGTTAGGTGCTCAAGTGGGTTCATGAGGTTCAACAAACCACACAGAAGTTATGTACATGTTTGGTTTAGCTCTTCAAAAACAATTAACTTTACCAGAAATTGCTTTAACAGACGTGTTCTTCTTACCACACTTTAATAAACCATTTAACTTCTTCTTAATGCCAATTCTTAAAGCTTTAGGATTAAACTACAAAAAATAA
- the msrA gene encoding peptide-methionine (S)-S-oxide reductase MsrA, which produces MKKIIYFAGGCFWGVEAFFKLQKGVLDTTVGYANSNIEFPTYQDVCEGRSTASEAVKVAYDNEETTLSELIKAIFTVVDPTELNKQGPDEGIQYRNGIYFIDKKDEVVIKDTLNEIAKNFKSKIVTEVTELDNFFAAEDYHQDYLDKNPNGYCHIDLKMKK; this is translated from the coding sequence ATGAAAAAAATAATTTATTTTGCTGGGGGATGTTTTTGAGGCGTGGAAGCCTTTTTTAAGCTACAAAAAGGAGTTTTAGATACAACTGTTGGATATGCTAATTCAAATATTGAATTTCCTACATATCAAGATGTGTGTGAAGGTAGATCAACAGCAAGTGAAGCTGTAAAAGTCGCTTACGATAATGAAGAAACAACTTTATCAGAATTAATTAAAGCAATTTTCACAGTAGTTGATCCAACAGAATTAAATAAACAAGGACCTGATGAAGGCATCCAATATAGAAATGGTATCTATTTTATAGACAAAAAAGATGAAGTAGTAATTAAAGATACTTTAAATGAAATAGCCAAAAATTTTAAGAGTAAAATTGTAACAGAAGTGACAGAGTTGGACAATTTTTTTGCTGCAGAAGATTATCATCAAGATTATTTAGATAAAAATCCAAATGGTTATTGTCATATTGACTTAAAAATGAAAAAATAA